The Lysobacter gummosus genome includes a region encoding these proteins:
- a CDS encoding electron transfer flavoprotein subunit alpha/FixB family protein: protein MSKVLIVAEHLDGKLNASTAKCVSAAQALKPESIDIVVLAADPAGVAAQAAQIAGVAKVLTVANAANAHAIAQVLAPQIAALAKGYSHVFGPSTTFGKDLMPCVAALLHVAQVSDVMAVEGSHTFKRPIYAGNAIITVEAPADHTVVATVRTASWPEAAKGGGAAVEAASVEAALPTHTRFVGLAAGKSDRPDLQSAKRVVSGGRGVGSADNFKIIYDFADKLGAAVGASRAAVDAGYVPNELQVGQTGKIIAPELYVAVGISGAIQHLTGIKDAGTIVAINKDGEAPIFEIADIGLVGDLFKLLPELEAALA, encoded by the coding sequence ATGAGCAAGGTTTTAATTGTTGCCGAACATCTCGACGGCAAGCTCAACGCGTCCACCGCCAAGTGCGTGTCGGCCGCGCAGGCGCTGAAGCCCGAGTCCATCGACATCGTCGTGCTCGCCGCCGATCCGGCCGGCGTCGCCGCGCAGGCCGCGCAGATCGCCGGCGTCGCCAAGGTGCTGACCGTCGCCAACGCCGCCAACGCCCACGCGATCGCGCAGGTGCTGGCGCCGCAGATCGCCGCGCTGGCCAAGGGCTACAGCCACGTGTTCGGCCCCTCGACCACCTTCGGCAAGGACCTGATGCCCTGCGTCGCCGCGCTGTTGCACGTGGCGCAGGTGTCCGACGTCATGGCGGTGGAAGGCAGCCATACCTTCAAGCGTCCGATCTACGCCGGCAACGCGATCATCACCGTCGAAGCGCCGGCCGATCACACCGTCGTCGCTACCGTGCGCACGGCCTCGTGGCCGGAAGCGGCGAAGGGCGGCGGCGCGGCGGTCGAAGCCGCTTCGGTCGAAGCCGCGCTTCCGACCCACACCCGTTTCGTCGGCCTGGCCGCGGGCAAGTCGGATCGCCCTGATCTGCAGAGCGCCAAGCGCGTCGTCTCCGGCGGCCGCGGCGTGGGCTCGGCGGACAACTTCAAGATCATCTACGACTTCGCGGACAAGCTCGGCGCCGCCGTCGGCGCCTCGCGCGCCGCGGTCGATGCCGGCTACGTGCCGAACGAACTGCAGGTCGGCCAGACCGGCAAGATCATCGCCCCGGAGCTGTACGTCGCCGTCGGCATCAGCGGCGCGATCCAGCACCTGACCGGCATCAAGGACGCCGGCACCATCGTCGCCATCAACAAGGACGGCGAAGCGCCGATCTTCGAGATCGCCGATATCGGCCTGGTGGGGGATTTGTTCAAGCTGTTGCCGGAGCTGGAAGCGGCGCTGGCCTGA
- a CDS encoding NUDIX domain-containing protein: MNPLDADFPKKRISAGGLIGGRDGRLLIVKPSYREHWLLPGGVVEADESPEQALRREILEEIGVRVRPRRLLCIDYLSASTQYGESLHLLFECEPLTDAVAQAIRVDGIELLEFRWCEPEHAYALLVPSIAKRLRSLAPDASAPAYFENGEPPPA, from the coding sequence ATGAATCCGCTCGATGCCGACTTTCCCAAGAAACGTATCTCCGCCGGCGGCCTGATCGGCGGCCGCGACGGCCGGCTGCTGATCGTCAAACCGTCCTATCGCGAGCACTGGCTGTTGCCGGGCGGCGTGGTCGAAGCCGACGAATCGCCCGAGCAGGCGCTGCGCCGGGAAATCCTCGAAGAAATCGGCGTGCGCGTGCGGCCGCGCCGGCTGCTGTGCATCGACTATCTCAGCGCAAGCACGCAGTACGGCGAAAGCCTGCATCTGCTGTTCGAGTGCGAACCGCTGACGGATGCGGTTGCGCAAGCGATCCGCGTCGATGGGATCGAACTGCTGGAATTCCGCTGGTGCGAACCCGAGCATGCCTATGCGCTGCTGGTGCCCAGCATCGCCAAGCGCCTGCGTTCGCTGGCCCCCGACGCCTCGGCGCCGGCGTATTTCGAGAACGGCGAACCGCCGCCGGCCTAG
- a CDS encoding DMT family transporter codes for MFKELLMPLLFLIYTVLSVGGMVLVKYALPSFKAAWDQQHQIFNIHALWVGTGATMYVVSFLTWMIILARAPLSIAYPIAIGLSLAGSSLCAVFILKEQLSTMGLLGIGLIFIGVVLLSRN; via the coding sequence ATGTTCAAAGAGTTGCTGATGCCGTTGCTGTTCCTGATCTATACCGTCCTCAGCGTGGGCGGCATGGTCTTGGTCAAGTACGCCCTGCCTTCGTTCAAGGCGGCGTGGGACCAGCAGCACCAGATCTTCAACATCCACGCGCTGTGGGTCGGCACGGGCGCGACCATGTACGTGGTCAGCTTCCTGACCTGGATGATCATCCTCGCGCGCGCGCCGCTGAGCATCGCCTATCCGATCGCGATCGGCCTGAGCCTCGCCGGGTCGAGCCTGTGCGCAGTGTTCATCCTCAAGGAACAGCTCAGCACGATGGGTCTGCTCGGGATCGGGCTGATCTTCATCGGCGTGGTGCTGTTGAGTCGCAACTGA
- a CDS encoding NAD-dependent epimerase/dehydratase family protein, translating to MSDFSPQQGGLAVGDRVVVTGASGFLGRHLVGRLRAAGVEVATPSRGEGFDLLNDQLPLDGATHVFHLAAETGVPDSWQDPARFHLVNTHGTVRVLDQCRRAGCAMTYVGAYIYGVPQHLPIDETHPVNANNPYAYSKWMGEQACEWYADMYSMGVTAIRLFNTYGPGQSNRFLIPRIVEQVIDPTVERIELMDLAPRRDYLYVDDAVDALLAARGLPGYRLYNVGSGVSHSISDVLESAMRQAGIRKEVVDLQQVRPNEIPDVRADCSRIGRECGWRPRFSLDEGIERMLEEVRK from the coding sequence ATGAGCGATTTCTCTCCACAGCAGGGCGGATTGGCCGTCGGCGATCGGGTCGTGGTAACTGGCGCCAGCGGCTTCCTGGGACGCCATCTCGTCGGTCGCCTGCGAGCGGCCGGTGTCGAGGTGGCCACGCCGTCGCGCGGCGAAGGTTTCGATCTGCTCAACGACCAACTGCCGTTGGACGGCGCGACGCACGTGTTCCATCTCGCCGCGGAAACCGGCGTGCCCGACTCCTGGCAGGATCCGGCGCGCTTCCATCTGGTCAACACGCATGGAACCGTGCGCGTGCTCGATCAGTGCCGGCGCGCGGGCTGCGCGATGACCTACGTCGGCGCGTATATTTACGGCGTCCCGCAGCATCTGCCGATCGATGAAACCCATCCGGTCAATGCCAACAACCCCTATGCCTATTCCAAGTGGATGGGCGAGCAGGCTTGCGAGTGGTACGCCGACATGTATTCGATGGGCGTCACCGCGATCCGCCTGTTCAATACCTATGGGCCGGGCCAGAGCAACCGCTTCCTGATTCCGCGCATCGTCGAGCAGGTGATCGATCCGACGGTCGAGCGGATCGAGCTGATGGACTTGGCGCCGCGCCGCGACTATCTCTATGTAGACGACGCGGTCGATGCGCTGCTGGCCGCGCGCGGCCTGCCCGGTTACCGGTTGTACAATGTCGGCAGCGGCGTGTCCCACTCGATCAGCGACGTGCTGGAATCGGCCATGCGCCAGGCCGGCATCCGCAAGGAAGTGGTGGATCTGCAGCAAGTGCGCCCCAACGAAATTCCCGACGTGCGCGCCGACTGCTCGCGGATCGGACGCGAGTGTGGTTGGCGTCCCCGTTTCAGCCTCGATGAAGGCATCGAGCGCATGCTGGAAGAGGTCCGTAAATGA
- a CDS encoding glycosyltransferase family 2 protein, whose protein sequence is MNKVTYVIPVYHNEGSIKRTWEAIVALYRDGPLAAHQYEIIFVNDGSKDGSQAEIEEVARMDPNVRRIRFSRNFGQLAAIVAGYRHASGDAIINMSADLQDPAELTADMVNKWLAGSEVVVAFREDREDSFGAKFFSRLAYGALRASNPDIPAGGFDFVLMSRRALELFLSYRGRNRFYQGDVIWAGLTTTYLPYVRRKREVGKSQYNFSKKMKLFYDFLLDGSYLPIRIMSMCGAIFALLGVAYAAVIVVAWTMHATPFTGWAPIMVALLVIGGILMFMLGIIGEYLWRILDEIKDKPLYVIDEQK, encoded by the coding sequence GTGAACAAGGTGACCTACGTCATTCCCGTCTACCATAACGAAGGCTCGATCAAACGCACCTGGGAGGCGATCGTCGCGCTGTACCGGGACGGGCCGCTGGCCGCGCACCAGTACGAGATCATCTTCGTCAACGACGGGTCCAAGGACGGTTCGCAGGCCGAGATCGAGGAAGTGGCGCGGATGGACCCCAACGTGCGCCGCATCCGTTTCAGCCGCAATTTCGGCCAGTTGGCAGCGATCGTGGCGGGCTATCGGCACGCCAGCGGCGATGCGATCATCAACATGTCGGCCGACCTGCAAGATCCGGCGGAGCTGACCGCCGACATGGTCAACAAATGGCTGGCCGGCTCGGAAGTGGTGGTGGCCTTTCGCGAGGATCGCGAAGACTCTTTCGGGGCCAAATTCTTCTCCCGTCTGGCCTACGGCGCACTGCGGGCGTCCAACCCGGACATCCCGGCCGGCGGCTTCGATTTCGTGTTGATGAGCCGTCGCGCGCTGGAGTTGTTTCTCAGCTACCGCGGGCGCAATCGTTTCTACCAGGGCGATGTGATCTGGGCCGGCTTGACTACGACCTACCTGCCCTACGTGCGCCGCAAGCGCGAAGTCGGCAAGTCGCAGTACAACTTCAGCAAGAAGATGAAACTGTTCTACGACTTCCTGCTCGACGGTTCCTACCTGCCCATCCGCATCATGTCCATGTGCGGCGCGATCTTCGCCCTGCTCGGAGTGGCCTACGCGGCGGTCATCGTCGTCGCCTGGACGATGCACGCCACGCCCTTCACCGGCTGGGCGCCGATCATGGTCGCGTTGCTGGTCATCGGCGGCATCCTGATGTTCATGCTGGGCATCATCGGCGAGTACCTCTGGCGTATTCTCGACGAGATCAAAGACAAGCCTTTGTACGTAATCGACGAACAAAAGTAA
- a CDS encoding D-hexose-6-phosphate mutarotase: MPHSLPASLHLDGPDASRVEASAFGAHLLSWRYRGRERLYLSPNASFGAGKAIRGGVPVIFPQFGERGDGPRHGFARTLTWDALDIAGSLPPRLAFALRDSAETRRHWPYPFEAELDIEPAANRLRIALSVRNTGQEAFEFSAALHTYLRVADIAGTLVHGLEDRDYLDSTQGGAVLAASDAPVRFEGEIDRIYADTRQPLRVTDGEQLLRLEAEGFADTVVWNPGAELAAGLADLGAGEHRHFVCVEAGNVLSPVRLEPGAVWTGAQILTVEPSAGR; the protein is encoded by the coding sequence ATGCCCCACTCACTGCCCGCTTCCCTGCATCTGGACGGCCCCGACGCGTCCCGCGTCGAAGCCAGCGCGTTCGGCGCCCACCTGCTGTCCTGGCGCTACCGCGGCCGCGAGCGCCTGTACCTGAGCCCGAACGCCAGTTTCGGCGCCGGCAAGGCGATCCGCGGCGGCGTGCCGGTGATCTTTCCGCAATTCGGCGAACGCGGCGACGGCCCGCGCCACGGCTTCGCCCGCACCCTGACCTGGGACGCGCTGGACATCGCCGGCAGCTTGCCGCCGCGGCTGGCGTTCGCGCTGCGCGACAGCGCGGAAACCCGTCGCCACTGGCCGTATCCGTTCGAAGCTGAACTGGACATCGAGCCGGCCGCGAACCGGCTGCGCATCGCCCTGAGCGTGCGCAACACCGGCCAGGAGGCGTTCGAATTCAGCGCCGCCCTGCACACCTATCTGCGCGTGGCCGACATCGCCGGCACCCTGGTCCACGGCCTGGAAGACCGCGATTACCTCGATTCGACACAAGGCGGCGCGGTACTCGCGGCCAGCGACGCGCCGGTGCGCTTCGAGGGCGAAATCGACCGCATCTACGCCGATACCCGCCAGCCGCTGCGGGTCACCGACGGCGAGCAACTGCTGCGCCTGGAAGCGGAAGGCTTCGCCGATACCGTGGTGTGGAATCCCGGCGCCGAACTCGCCGCCGGGCTGGCCGACCTGGGCGCCGGCGAGCACCGTCACTTCGTGTGCGTGGAAGCCGGCAACGTGCTCAGCCCGGTGCGGCTGGAACCCGGCGCGGTCTGGACCGGCGCGCAGATCCTCACCGTCGAGCCCTCCGCCGGCCGCTGA
- a CDS encoding electron transfer flavoprotein subunit beta/FixA family protein, producing MKILVGYKRVVDYNVRIQVKPDGSGVVTDGVKLSANPFDDIALEEALRLRDKGIATEVVVATIAPADAQPHLRNGLAMGANRAIHVVSDQPIQPLTAARALLKLIEKEQPDIVILGKQAIDDDASQTGQMLATLWGRPQATFASKLEVADGKATVTREVDAGLETLEVDLPAVITTDLRLNEPRFIKLPDIMKAKSKPLETIQFAELGVDTGDTLKTTHFAPPPKRSKGVMVKDAAELVAALKQKGLL from the coding sequence ATGAAGATCCTCGTCGGCTACAAGCGCGTGGTGGACTACAACGTCCGCATTCAGGTCAAGCCGGATGGCTCCGGCGTAGTCACCGACGGCGTCAAGCTGTCGGCCAATCCGTTCGACGATATCGCCCTGGAAGAGGCCCTGCGCCTGCGCGACAAGGGCATCGCCACCGAAGTCGTGGTCGCCACGATCGCCCCCGCCGATGCCCAGCCGCATCTGCGCAACGGCCTGGCCATGGGCGCCAACCGCGCCATCCACGTGGTCAGCGACCAGCCGATCCAGCCGCTGACCGCCGCGCGCGCGCTGCTCAAGCTGATCGAAAAAGAACAGCCCGACATCGTCATCCTCGGCAAGCAGGCCATCGACGACGACGCCAGCCAGACCGGCCAGATGCTCGCCACCCTGTGGGGCCGCCCGCAGGCGACCTTCGCCTCCAAGCTCGAAGTCGCCGACGGCAAGGCCACGGTGACGCGCGAAGTCGACGCCGGCCTGGAAACGCTGGAAGTGGATCTGCCGGCGGTGATCACCACCGACCTGCGCCTCAACGAGCCGCGCTTCATCAAGCTGCCCGACATCATGAAGGCCAAGAGCAAGCCGCTGGAGACCATCCAGTTCGCCGAGCTCGGCGTGGACACCGGCGATACGCTCAAGACCACCCATTTCGCACCGCCGCCCAAGCGCAGCAAGGGCGTGATGGTCAAGGACGCGGCCGAACTGGTCGCCGCACTTAAGCAGAAGGGGTTGCTGTGA
- a CDS encoding glycosyltransferase family 2 protein, which translates to MKSLQILCPVFREEEIILEFHERLREAVRPLRERYSIAVTYALDPAPDRTEEILLALAERDPEVRVLVMSRRFGHQAALMAGIDTCQADALIMLDSDGQHPPELIPRLVEAWEGGSQIVQTMRRDGNETGFLKRSTSAMFYRLISRIGSIELQSGAADYRLLDRAVVQVIRDRLPETNIFLRGIVAWVGYRISFIEFEPLRRLKGASKYRPSVLVNFAIQGISSFSKTPLRLCTITGLFVAMLSMLAAAGQMAAYFLFGHSDVQGWASLMTFVSLLGGVQLFFMGILGEYLGQIFDEVKRRPRYLIRTDSAARPDASPGAAAQTVPGPSEHV; encoded by the coding sequence ATGAAATCCCTGCAGATTCTCTGTCCGGTATTCCGGGAAGAGGAAATCATCCTCGAATTCCATGAGCGCCTGCGCGAAGCGGTGCGGCCCTTGCGCGAGCGCTATTCGATCGCGGTGACCTACGCGCTGGATCCGGCTCCTGACCGCACCGAAGAGATCCTGCTCGCGCTTGCCGAGCGCGACCCGGAGGTGCGCGTACTGGTAATGTCGCGCCGCTTCGGCCATCAGGCCGCGCTCATGGCCGGCATCGACACCTGCCAGGCCGATGCCTTGATCATGCTCGATAGCGACGGCCAGCATCCTCCCGAGTTGATTCCGCGCCTGGTCGAAGCCTGGGAAGGCGGCTCGCAGATCGTCCAGACCATGCGCCGCGACGGCAACGAAACCGGCTTCCTCAAGCGTTCGACTTCGGCGATGTTCTATCGGCTGATCTCGCGCATCGGCTCGATCGAGCTGCAGTCCGGCGCCGCCGACTACCGCTTGCTCGATCGCGCGGTGGTGCAGGTGATCCGCGACCGCCTGCCGGAGACGAACATCTTCCTGCGCGGCATCGTCGCCTGGGTCGGCTATCGGATTTCCTTCATCGAGTTCGAGCCGCTGCGCCGCCTCAAGGGCGCGTCCAAGTACCGGCCTTCGGTGCTGGTGAACTTCGCCATCCAGGGCATCAGCTCGTTCTCCAAGACACCGCTGCGCCTGTGCACGATCACCGGCCTGTTCGTGGCGATGCTGAGCATGCTGGCCGCGGCCGGGCAGATGGCGGCGTATTTCCTGTTCGGCCACAGCGACGTGCAGGGCTGGGCGTCGCTGATGACCTTCGTCTCGCTGCTCGGCGGCGTGCAGCTGTTCTTCATGGGCATCCTCGGCGAATACCTGGGCCAGATCTTCGACGAGGTCAAGCGCCGTCCCCGTTACCTGATTCGCACCGACAGCGCCGCGCGCCCCGATGCTTCGCCCGGCGCCGCCGCCCAAACCGTTCCCGGACCTTCCGAACATGTTTGA
- a CDS encoding acetyltransferase, with protein MRKLALYGGGGFAREVLMLLEDMGLSDRVVAVYESDDLWTERIVAGIATQPIGRFDPATTDLVLAVGNPQARRRMQSSLPAQTRYPTLVHPDARIHRSSSVGEGSIICAGSIVTCDVVIGRQVNLNLITTIGHDCHLEDFVSTAPGVNISGNCILGAGAYFGTNSCVREKVRVAPDAIVGMGAVVVGDLPEAGGVYVGSPARLKPVR; from the coding sequence ATGAGAAAACTCGCACTTTATGGTGGTGGCGGTTTCGCACGCGAAGTCCTGATGCTGCTGGAAGACATGGGCTTGAGCGACCGCGTGGTCGCCGTGTACGAAAGCGACGATCTATGGACCGAGCGCATCGTCGCCGGCATCGCCACGCAGCCCATCGGTCGCTTCGACCCGGCCACCACCGATCTGGTGCTCGCAGTCGGCAACCCGCAGGCGCGGCGCAGGATGCAATCCTCGCTGCCGGCGCAGACCCGCTACCCGACCTTGGTGCATCCAGATGCGCGCATCCATCGCAGCAGCAGCGTCGGCGAAGGCAGCATCATTTGCGCGGGCAGCATCGTCACCTGCGACGTCGTCATCGGCCGCCAGGTCAACCTGAATCTGATCACGACCATCGGGCACGACTGCCATCTGGAAGACTTCGTAAGCACCGCCCCCGGGGTAAACATCAGCGGCAACTGTATCCTCGGCGCCGGCGCGTACTTCGGCACCAACAGCTGCGTGCGCGAGAAGGTCCGTGTCGCCCCCGATGCGATCGTCGGCATGGGCGCGGTGGTCGTGGGCGATTTGCCGGAAGCCGGCGGCGTCTATGTCGGCAGCCCCGCCCGCCTCAAACCCGTGCGTTGA
- a CDS encoding GtrA family protein, whose amino-acid sequence MKWLRHTWQSDKRRFLIVGAWNTLFGYLAFAATHLLSGEAWHPTATVVVAYCIALPQSFLTQRLLVFQRTQDDWRKQFLRFLGSNSAIFAANLILLPLFVAATRTSPLFGQALFVAGSTVASYLVHKHYSFAD is encoded by the coding sequence ATGAAGTGGCTCCGCCACACGTGGCAATCCGACAAACGACGGTTCCTGATCGTCGGAGCCTGGAACACGCTGTTCGGCTATCTGGCGTTCGCGGCCACGCATCTGCTGTCCGGTGAGGCCTGGCATCCGACCGCGACGGTGGTGGTCGCCTACTGCATAGCCCTGCCCCAGTCGTTCCTCACTCAACGGCTGCTGGTGTTCCAGCGCACCCAGGACGATTGGCGCAAGCAGTTCCTGCGCTTCCTGGGCAGCAACAGCGCGATATTCGCCGCGAACCTCATTTTGCTTCCGCTTTTCGTGGCGGCAACCCGTACCAGCCCGCTGTTCGGCCAGGCGTTGTTCGTCGCCGGCTCGACGGTCGCCAGCTATCTCGTCCACAAGCATTACTCGTTCGCCGACTGA
- a CDS encoding class I SAM-dependent methyltransferase, whose product MSASELSAAAATPHQPAPNLDGALCLACLGEYGPCKLPGLKQCKSCGFITADLAMSDEALAALYGEDYFHGEEYRDYVSEEDSLKDNFRRRIKTLQQLIPNLSKTDVFEVGCAYGFFLDEVKGDVASAKGIDISADAVAHARANKGVDAIAGSYSDYLVEPRVGLVAMWDTVEHLPRPDLFIHKAQRDLLPGGHIAITTGDIDSLNARMRGKHWRMIHPPTHLHYFSVATLRRMLERNGFEVVHVSHPGNARDLRSILHFILDLRLGWGGLYRRIAKWRIFDLSISMNLFDIMFVVARRKA is encoded by the coding sequence ATGAGCGCCTCTGAACTTTCCGCTGCGGCGGCGACCCCGCACCAGCCCGCGCCCAATCTCGACGGCGCGTTGTGCCTGGCCTGCCTGGGCGAATACGGCCCGTGCAAGCTGCCCGGACTCAAGCAGTGCAAAAGCTGCGGCTTCATCACCGCCGATCTGGCGATGTCCGATGAGGCGCTGGCGGCGTTGTACGGCGAAGACTATTTCCACGGCGAGGAATACCGCGACTACGTCTCGGAAGAAGACAGCCTGAAGGACAACTTCCGCCGCCGCATCAAGACGCTGCAGCAGTTGATCCCGAACCTTTCGAAAACCGACGTGTTCGAGGTCGGCTGCGCTTACGGCTTCTTTCTCGACGAAGTCAAAGGCGACGTCGCTTCGGCCAAGGGCATCGACATCTCCGCCGACGCGGTCGCACACGCGCGCGCCAACAAGGGCGTGGACGCGATCGCCGGCAGTTATTCCGATTACCTCGTCGAGCCGCGGGTCGGATTGGTGGCGATGTGGGACACGGTCGAGCATCTGCCGCGTCCGGACTTGTTCATCCACAAGGCGCAGCGCGACCTGCTGCCGGGCGGGCATATCGCCATCACCACCGGCGACATAGACAGCCTCAACGCGCGCATGCGCGGCAAGCACTGGCGCATGATCCATCCGCCGACCCACCTGCATTATTTCTCGGTGGCGACGCTGCGGCGCATGCTCGAACGCAACGGTTTCGAAGTGGTGCACGTCAGCCATCCGGGCAACGCGCGCGACCTGCGTTCGATCCTGCACTTCATTCTCGACCTGCGCCTGGGCTGGGGCGGGCTGTATCGGCGTATCGCCAAATGGCGGATTTTCGATCTGTCGATATCGATGAATCTGTTCGACATCATGTTCGTGGTGGCGCGCCGCAAGGCCTGA
- a CDS encoding DegT/DnrJ/EryC1/StrS family aminotransferase, which yields MPQADSLLPYLRQIDQNRYYTNFGPLNAEFERRIAADVGRQWLPEQVTTVSNCTVGLELALQALELPPGARVLIPAITFAATVTSVIRVGMTPVLCDIDPDRWLLSPQLARAAVAGGGIDAVIPVSTFACPHDTDEWDAFVRDTSVAVVVDAAGAFGNQAPGELIDIVYSFHATKSFGTAEGGAVLSRSVERIERIRKLSNFGIDTSIGMLDSIGTNGKMSEYHCAIGLASFDQWGDTKRARRDLSARYARALASTCPFLRYQAKPADGIYPLLPVLLPAGASAARWSEHLASRGIQSRRWYSPSLHTHPALRDIERFGPLDVAIDIGERILGIPFFIGMSDEQIARVCAALAHAYLEGESL from the coding sequence ATGCCGCAAGCCGACAGCCTGCTGCCGTACCTGAGGCAGATCGACCAGAACCGGTACTACACCAATTTCGGCCCGCTCAACGCCGAGTTCGAACGTCGCATCGCCGCCGATGTGGGCCGGCAATGGCTGCCGGAACAGGTCACCACCGTCTCCAATTGCACGGTCGGGCTGGAACTCGCGCTGCAGGCACTGGAGTTGCCGCCGGGAGCGCGCGTCCTGATCCCCGCCATCACCTTTGCGGCCACGGTGACCTCGGTGATCCGGGTTGGGATGACGCCGGTGCTTTGCGACATAGACCCTGATCGCTGGCTGCTGAGCCCGCAACTGGCCCGCGCGGCCGTCGCCGGCGGCGGCATCGACGCAGTCATTCCGGTCTCGACCTTCGCCTGCCCGCACGATACCGACGAGTGGGACGCTTTCGTCCGCGACACGTCGGTAGCGGTGGTCGTGGACGCGGCCGGCGCCTTCGGCAACCAGGCTCCGGGCGAGTTGATCGATATCGTGTACAGCTTCCATGCCACAAAATCCTTCGGCACCGCCGAGGGCGGCGCCGTGTTGTCGCGCTCTGTCGAGCGGATCGAGCGCATTCGCAAGCTTTCCAATTTCGGCATCGACACATCGATCGGGATGCTCGATTCCATCGGCACCAACGGCAAGATGAGCGAGTACCACTGCGCCATCGGCCTGGCCTCGTTCGATCAGTGGGGCGACACCAAACGCGCCCGCCGCGACTTGAGCGCCCGCTACGCGCGCGCGCTGGCCAGCACCTGCCCTTTCCTGCGTTATCAGGCCAAGCCCGCCGACGGCATCTATCCGTTGTTGCCGGTGCTGCTGCCCGCGGGAGCATCCGCCGCCCGCTGGAGCGAGCACTTGGCCAGTCGAGGCATCCAGAGCCGCCGCTGGTACTCGCCGTCCTTGCATACTCATCCGGCATTGCGCGATATCGAGCGGTTCGGCCCGTTGGACGTGGCTATCGACATCGGCGAGCGCATCCTCGGCATTCCGTTTTTCATCGGCATGTCCGATGAACAGATCGCCCGCGTCTGCGCGGCGCTGGCGCATGCATACCTGGAAGGGGAGTCGCTGTGA
- a CDS encoding polysaccharide biosynthesis protein → MFETLRIDSAALDRLVLRRENSQFASDLHERQADLRAAVAGKRILVVGGAGTIGSSTTMLISRLAPAALHVVDQSENYLAELVRDLRGRPGGLDIADFRTLPIDYGAPVMGRFLSESAPYDIVMNFAALKHVRSEKDVYSLLQMIDTNVVRHVRFKRWLAQYGHGARYFAVSTDKAANPTSLMGASKRLMEDIVFDIAVPEGALAVSARFANVAFSNGSLLQGFLYRLSKGQPLAAPRDTRRYFVSQQESGEICALAALLGGHEQVLFPKLDPVAELQLLEDVACRVLGHAGLTPELFDDEDAARAALPALRDEGRWPLLITALDTSGEKPYEEFVGHGEQQVDTGLSTLGAVRHLRSRAISDGVVSMLENAVNSVDGTLDKRAIVAAIESAIPNFSHRETGRNLDERL, encoded by the coding sequence ATGTTTGAAACCTTACGTATCGATTCGGCCGCGCTCGACCGCCTGGTGCTGCGCCGCGAAAACTCGCAGTTCGCCAGCGACCTGCACGAACGGCAGGCCGACCTGCGCGCGGCCGTCGCCGGCAAGCGCATCCTGGTAGTGGGCGGCGCCGGCACCATCGGCTCGTCGACGACGATGCTGATCTCGCGCCTGGCTCCGGCGGCGCTGCACGTGGTCGATCAGAGCGAGAACTATCTGGCCGAGCTGGTGCGCGATCTGCGCGGCCGTCCAGGCGGCCTGGACATCGCCGATTTCCGCACCTTGCCGATCGACTACGGCGCGCCGGTGATGGGACGTTTCCTGTCCGAGTCGGCGCCGTACGACATCGTCATGAACTTCGCCGCGCTCAAGCACGTGCGCTCGGAGAAGGACGTGTACTCGCTGCTGCAGATGATCGACACCAATGTCGTTCGCCACGTCCGCTTCAAGCGCTGGCTGGCGCAGTACGGCCACGGCGCGCGCTACTTCGCCGTGTCCACCGACAAGGCCGCCAACCCGACCAGCCTGATGGGCGCCAGCAAGCGCTTGATGGAAGACATCGTGTTCGACATCGCCGTGCCCGAAGGCGCGCTGGCGGTGTCGGCGCGTTTCGCCAACGTGGCGTTTTCCAACGGCAGCCTGCTGCAGGGCTTCCTGTACCGCCTGTCGAAGGGGCAGCCGCTGGCGGCGCCGCGCGATACCCGGCGTTACTTCGTTTCGCAGCAAGAGTCCGGCGAGATCTGCGCGCTGGCCGCGCTGCTGGGCGGCCACGAGCAGGTGCTGTTCCCCAAGCTCGATCCGGTGGCCGAGCTGCAACTGCTGGAAGACGTGGCCTGCCGGGTGCTGGGACACGCCGGGCTCACGCCGGAGTTGTTCGACGACGAGGACGCCGCACGCGCGGCCTTGCCGGCCCTGCGCGATGAGGGCCGCTGGCCGCTGCTGATCACCGCGCTCGACACCAGCGGCGAAAAGCCTTACGAGGAATTCGTCGGCCACGGCGAGCAGCAGGTCGATACCGGCCTGAGCACGCTCGGCGCGGTGCGCCATCTGCGCAGCCGGGCGATTTCCGACGGCGTGGTGTCGATGCTGGAAAACGCGGTCAACAGCGTCGATGGAACCCTCGATAAACGCGCTATCGTGGCGGCGATCGAGTCGGCCATTCCCAATTTCTCACATCGCGAAACCGGCAGGAATCTTGATGAGCGCCTCTGA